Proteins from one Danaus plexippus chromosome 18 unlocalized genomic scaffold, MEX_DaPlex mxdp_20, whole genome shotgun sequence genomic window:
- the LOC116773145 gene encoding uncharacterized protein LOC116773145, whose protein sequence is MKGIIICCFLVLIPSFTQGLLKTYEYEFGKNVGVVIYDYTGKIPLTQHTTQKSIPVPNNAILTYVKVTVDAIAPPKVDFNRDTNVVTVKFSWAKIYRSTYTVQAKGLIY, encoded by the exons atgaagggaataattatttgttgttttctcGTCCTTATACCTAGTTTTACTCAAGGACTCTTAAAGACTTACGAGTACGAATTTg ggAAAAATGTCGGAGTTGTCATATACGACTATACCGGTAAAATACCTTTGACTCAACATACAACCCAGAAAAGTATTCCT gTACCCAATAATGCAATATTGACATATGTCAAGGTGACAGTTGATGCGATTGCGCCTCCCAAAGTTGACTTCAATCGGGACACCAACGTAGTTACCGTAAAATTTAGTTGGGCAAAAATTTATAGGTCTACTTACACGGTTCAGGCCAAAGGactcatatattaa
- the LOC116773334 gene encoding testis-specific serine/threonine-protein kinase 2: protein MAERLSPRSSEVNALEQRGYLIGKKIGQGSYATVHLAEYCDGSSLKRMHLACKIFDKEKAPRDFLEKFFPRELDILTKIENPHIIQVHSILQRGPRVFIFMRHADNGDLLEFIKRNGVVPENQAKLWFRQMASGLQYLHSKNIAHRDLKCENILLSRRFNVKLADFGFARFCTDGDNRRVLSQTYCGSAAYAAPEVVSGTPYNPKLADVWSLGIILFIMLNASMPFDDSNHRKLLKDQMSRNWVFRSRIRDTVSAAAKSIVRHILEPDITLRLTLDRVLSHEWTRPRKDKSASLMGRLVQSAPSAPHPPGKHDEAGTSAGARVSGDHRETERERHDDIHLRSHD, encoded by the coding sequence ATGGCTGAGCGCCTCAGTCCTCGAAGCTCCGAGGTCAATGCCTTGGAACAACGAGGCTATTTAATTGGCAAAAAAATCGGACAAGGATCTTATGCCACTGTCCATCTGGCGGAATATTGCGATGGCTCCAGCCTTAAAAGGATGCACCTTGCCtgcaaaatatttgataaagaaAAAGCACCTCGTGATTTTTTAGAAAAGTTTTTTCCTCGTGAACTTgatatattaactaaaatagaGAATCCCCATATTATACAAGTTCATAGCATCTTACAGCGAGGGCCACGAGTGTTTATATTCATGCGCCATGCAGATAATGGtgatttattagaatttattaaaaggaaTGGAGTGGTGCCCGAAAACCAAGCTAAGCTGTGGTTCCGGCAAATGGCTAGCGGTTTGCAATATTTGCACAGCAAAAATATTGCCCATCGAGatttaaaatgtgaaaacatattattatctagACGATTTAATGTGAAATTGGCGGATTTTGGTTTTGCCAGATTCTGTACGGACGGCGACAACAGACGAGTGCTAAGCCAAACCTACTGTGGATCTGCCGCTTACGCTGCTCCGGAAGTGGTGAGTGGAACACCTTATAATCCTAAACTTGCAGATGTTTGGTCACTgggcattattttatttataatgctgAATGCCTCTATGCCATTCGATGATTCCAATCACCGTAAACTTCTCAAAGATCAAATGTCTCGTAACTGGGTGTTTCGGTCCCGCATTCGAGACACGGTATCAGCGGCTGCAAAGTCGATTGTCCGTCATATTTTAGAGCCAGATATCACTCTACGGCTAACATTGGATCGGGTATTATCTCACGAATGGACAAGACCTCGCAAGGATAAAAGTGCCAGTCTGATGGGGCGCTTGGTGCAGTCGGCTCCCTCGGCTCCGCACCCGCCCGGGAAGCACGATGAAGCTGGTACATCCGCTGGAGCACGTGTTTCCGGTGACCATCGGGAGACGGAACGAGAGCGACACGACGACATCCACTTACGCTCCCACGACTGA
- the LOC116773067 gene encoding exocyst complex component 5, which produces MMNQYIKELEQEPFDPDEFVERMVRRSMQESRLTDDQFDPEMIHDIFTQAIQDLKVLQERQERKCARLEQAVQEEEKLYVAKLAEIMEQHSHCVNVFSSLDERMSRCGGRALDIGEKLGAARAPRARAAAARDLLSHLANFLSPGPVLTDLFNDPTKLNEAADVIQKLYTISQELPPDKFEVAKKKIEAKYDEIERSLIEEFVKAQNHGDVAKMKDIANIMTNFKGYSQCVDAYIETSQMNTLLGKDIFSAVLPLAKKNYTVISNVFPNPDQVMSKFVLNIFHLKLQKYIQTKLADKVDLEKYLKNLYDTYTSTQKVYTELVAANLVSDGSSTGDLRREALINGSMAGAGDGYPALEVRRLKAVLSNALHVYYNDKQHIKKQIQGGGFQELRRDLQAVIGTRANINIAQIENYGGETFLSEQLVQKMLNDSKTSFMRCKTLCTANELQPTTISLLDTLIQYLLIEHVDYALDLGLQSIPIAENKSPPQIYFFDIVNQANKIVKMFAEHFQESVLPCLSKQGECIQRKNAVMEQFESKLDAGLERAISAIVGWVKLHLQTEQRKTDFKPEGDIDTLASPACLTVVSYLNTVLDKLHTQLSDENLSAVSLELAVRLHRVIYDHLQNFQFNSAGAMIAICDVKEYRSAVCGRGVREAPPPAAALFDTLHALCNLLLVKPENLHQVCEGETLAELDRSILHNFIQLRSDYKTHKLSSFLKGLA; this is translated from the exons atGATGAACCAATATATCAAAGAATTGGAGCAG gagCCCTTTGATCCTGACGAATTCGTCGAAAGGATGGTACGTCGAAGTATGCAGGAGTCTCGACTTACAGATGATCAGTTTGACCCTGAAATGATCCACGACATATTTACACAAGCCATACAGGATTTAAAG GTGCTACAAGAGAGACAAGAAAGGAAATGTGCCAGACTTGAGCAAGCGGTTCAGGAAGAAGAAAAGCTTTATGTAGCAAAACTTGCTGAAATTATGGAGCAGCATTCT CACTGTGTTAATGTCTTCAGTTCATTAGATGAGAGGATGTCGCGCTGTGGTGGCAGAGCTCTAGATATAGGGGAAAAGCTGGGTGCAGCGAGAGCTCCGCGGGCCCGAGCTGCTGCTGCAAGAGATCTTTTATCACATCTTGCCAATTTCTTGAGTCCTGGACCTGTATTAACTGATTTATTCAATGACCCTACCAag CTCAATGAAGCAGCGGATGTGATACAGAAGTTGTACACTATATCTCAAGAATTACCTCCGGATAAATTTGAAGTAGCCAAGAAGAAAATAGAAGCAAAGTATGATGAAATAGAACGCAGCTTAATTGAGGAGTTTGTTAAAGCTCAGAACCATGGAGACGTAGCCAAAATGAAAGACATAGCTAATATTATGACCAACTTTAAAGGATACTCTCAGTGTGTTGATGCCTACATAGAAACAAGTCAGATG AATACTCTACTCGGAAAGGACATATTCTCAGCGGTGCTACCGTTAGCGAAGAAGAATTACACCGTCATCAGTAATGTGTTCCCCAACCCAGATCAAGTCATGAGCAAGTTTGTGCTCAACATATTCCATCTTAAACTGCAAAAGTACATACAAACCAAACTTGCTGATAAAGTTGacttggaaaaatatttgaagaacTTATATGATACCTACACAAg CACCCAAAAGGTTTACACTGAGTTGGTTGCTGCGAACCTTGTGTCGGATGGATCATCCACAGGGGATTTGAGGCGTGAGGCTTTAATCAATGGGTCCATGGCCGGTGCTGGTGACGGATATCCGGCGTTAGAGGTGCGAAGACTGAAGGCTGTTCTAAGTAACGCCCTACATGTGTATTACAATGACAAGCAGCACATCAAGAAGCAGATACAGGGCGGAGG ttttcaaGAGCTGCGTCGCGATTTGCAAGCGGTTATTGGTACAAGAGCGAACATAAACATAGCCCAGATAGAAAACTATGGAGGAGAGACGTTCCTCAGTGAACAACTGGTTCAGAAGATGCTGAATGATTCAAAGACATCATTCATGAGGTGCAAGACT CTCTGTACAGCCAACGAGCTCCAGCCGACCACAATATCGTTGCTGGATACCCTCATACAGTACTTGCTTATAGAACACGTGGATTACGCTCTAGACTTGGGACTGCAGTCTATACCCATAGCAGAAAATAAATCCCCGCCGCag atttactTCTTCGACATAGTGAACCAGGCTAACAAAATTGTCAAAATGTTTGCTGAACATTTCCAGGAGTCTGTGTTGCCCTGTTTGAG CAAACAAGGCGAGTGCATCCAACGGAAGAACGCAGTGATGGAACAGTTCGAAAGCAAGCTGGATGCGGGGCTGGAGCGAGCTATATCAGCCATCGTGGGCTGGGTCAAGCTGCACTTGCAAACAGAACAGAGGAAAACTGACTTCAAGCCCGAAGGAGACATCGATACTTTGGCTTCTCCG GCGTGTCTAACAGTGGTGTCCTATTTGAACACTGTTCTGGATAAGCTTCACACCCAGCTGTCCGATGAGAACCTCAGTGCTGTCAGTCTGGAGCTGGCTGTTCGTCTTCATCGAGTCATATACGACCACCTCCAGAACTTCCAGTTCAATTCTGCTG GTGCTATGATAGCTATATGCGATGTCAAAGAGTATCGTTCAGCGGTGTGCGGTCGCGGGGTCCGGGAGGCGCCTCCGCCCGCCGCCGCTTTGTTCGACACGCTACACGCCCTGTGCAACTTACTGCTGGTGAAGCCCGAGAATCTGCACCAGGTCTGCGAGGGAGAGACGCTG GCCGAGTTGGATCGCTCCATTCTCCATAACTTCATTCAACTACGCTCCGACTACAAGACCCATAAGTTATCAAGCTTTCTGAAGGGGCTCGCCTGA
- the LOC116773181 gene encoding ATP synthase subunit d, mitochondrial-like, with protein sequence MAKRFTKPTINWVEFEKRVPPEQKAKFLAFKAKADVYLRRVQANPPEPPKIDWDMYQKIVPVSGLVDNFKTAYQQLKIPYPADCLSTKVDEQWKTLEPEIKKYCDEMQKDIEVAKKELNRLNALPKVEDITLEMYYDLYPKDALDPINRPTMWPHTPEEQLDYKPPEKKVEDQKKK encoded by the exons ATGGCTAAAAGATTTACAAAGCCTACAATCAATTGGGTTGAATTCGAGAAAAGAGTGCCACCTGAACAGAAAGCTAAGTTTTTGGCTTTTAAGGCAAAAGCGGATGTTTATTTGAGACG GGTGCAAGCTAATCCACCTGAACCACCAAAGATCGATTGGGACATGTATCAAAAAATTGTACCAGTGTCAGGGCTCGTGGATAATTTCAAAACTGCGTACCAACAACTAAAAATACCATACCCAGCCGACTGTCTTTCGACTAAAGTTGACGAACAATGGAAAACATTGGAACCAgagataaagaaatattgcGATGAAATGCAAAAAGATATTGAAGT agCGAAAAAGGAATTGAATAGATTGAACGCTCTGCCAAAGGTGGAGGACATTACGTTAGAGATGTATTACGATTTGTATCCGAAGGATGCTTTGGATCCTATTAATCGTCCAACAATGTGGCCTCACACTCCCGAGGAGCAGTTAGATTACAAGCCACCCGAAAAGAAAGTAGAAGACcaaaagaaaaagtaa